A genomic stretch from Aedes albopictus strain Foshan chromosome 2, AalbF5, whole genome shotgun sequence includes:
- the LOC134288146 gene encoding uncharacterized protein LOC134288146, whose translation MWTFFITGRCAFSGSRPKRMLRIVHHLRLPPALPTTTTVSASKTFTPPRQNTTWFDSSVSIALSTIRIWIIPSGRYFYKAIMEDSLKPAPIQLGGLVKVIANEQ comes from the exons ATGTGGACGTTCTTCATCACag GACGGTGTGCATTTTCGGGGAGTAGACCAAAGCGCATGCTCAGGATCGTTCATCATCTTCGACTACCGCCAGCTCTTCCGACGACAACAACAGTGAGTGCATCAAAGACATTTACTCCGCCTCGGCAGAACACCACCTGGTTCGATTCTTCGGTATCAATTGCATTGAGCACCATTAGGATATGGATTATCCCTTCCGGACGATATTTCTACAAGGCAATTATGGAAGACAGCTTGAAGCCAGCCCCGATACAGCTGGGTGGATTAGTAAAAGTGATCGCCAATGAACAATGA